From the Candidatus Thermoplasmatota archaeon genome, one window contains:
- a CDS encoding cob(I)yrinic acid a,c-diamide adenosyltransferase, giving the protein MSLPKGYIRIYTGDGQGKTTAALGLGLRALGHGFTVCLIQFMKGKKYSELYALEKFATFTYHQFGRNEFVSKEKPEQIDIDLAQKGLLFAREILQKGNYDVVILDEITVALWFNLLSLDDVIQVCKDKPNQVELILTGRYAPPELIHLADMVSEILDIKHPYTKGCLGRGGMEW; this is encoded by the coding sequence ATGTCCTTACCAAAGGGATATATTAGAATTTACACAGGAGACGGGCAAGGAAAAACAACCGCTGCTTTAGGACTTGGTTTACGTGCTCTTGGTCATGGATTCACGGTTTGTCTGATTCAATTCATGAAAGGAAAAAAATACAGTGAACTGTATGCACTTGAGAAATTTGCAACATTTACATATCATCAATTTGGTCGGAATGAATTTGTCTCAAAAGAAAAACCCGAACAAATCGATATTGATCTCGCTCAAAAAGGATTACTATTTGCGCGAGAAATTCTTCAAAAAGGGAACTATGATGTTGTTATTCTCGATGAAATTACTGTTGCACTTTGGTTCAATCTACTATCACTTGATGATGTGATCCAGGTATGTAAAGATAAACCTAACCAGGTGGAGTTGATATTGACAGGACGATACGCACCACCAGAACTGATTCACCTTGCTGATATGGTCAGTGAGATTCTAGATATTAAACATCCCTATACCAAAGGATGTCTGGGTCGCGGAGGAATGGAGTGGTAA
- a CDS encoding acyl-CoA dehydrogenase: protein MQLELTEQQKMIKNMVRDFAEKEIAPHAKELDKKEEYPSAILKKMAELGLLGVFIPTEYSGAGLNALSYAIIIEEISRKCAATGVITSVHNSLAASPIIHYGTEEQKKKYLPLLAKGEKIGAFAGTEPNAGSDLGAMQTTAVRKGDHYIINGQKTFITSGPKAGIIIVFAVTDKTAGTKGISAFIVENTMKGFKVGNTFQKLGINASLTSELIFENMHVPKENLLGKEGEGFKIALSTLDGGRIGIASQAVGIAQAALDESIEYAKQRQQFGKPLAQFQAIQWMIADMATRIEAARYLVYSAAYKKDKGERYSKEAAMAKLFASETAVDAVIKAVQIHGGYGYTKEYTVERLFRDAKITEIYEGTSEVQRMVIASNILK from the coding sequence ATGCAACTCGAACTTACAGAGCAACAAAAGATGATTAAAAACATGGTTAGAGACTTTGCTGAGAAAGAAATAGCACCTCACGCGAAAGAATTAGACAAAAAAGAAGAATACCCCTCAGCAATATTAAAAAAAATGGCAGAACTTGGTCTTTTAGGAGTTTTTATCCCAACAGAATATAGCGGTGCTGGATTAAATGCACTAAGTTATGCTATAATAATTGAAGAAATATCACGAAAATGCGCAGCAACCGGTGTTATTACCTCAGTTCATAATTCACTTGCAGCATCACCAATTATTCACTATGGAACTGAAGAACAAAAAAAGAAATATTTACCGCTCCTCGCAAAAGGAGAAAAAATTGGAGCGTTTGCAGGAACTGAACCAAATGCCGGATCAGATCTTGGTGCAATGCAGACCACCGCAGTCCGCAAAGGTGATCATTACATCATCAATGGCCAAAAAACATTCATCACAAGTGGACCAAAAGCAGGTATTATCATCGTCTTTGCAGTTACTGATAAAACAGCAGGTACAAAAGGTATCAGCGCATTTATTGTTGAAAATACCATGAAAGGATTTAAGGTCGGTAACACCTTTCAAAAACTTGGAATAAACGCATCATTAACATCTGAACTTATTTTTGAGAATATGCATGTGCCCAAAGAAAATCTCCTCGGCAAAGAAGGCGAAGGATTCAAAATCGCATTAAGTACGCTTGACGGAGGTCGTATCGGTATTGCATCTCAGGCGGTTGGTATCGCTCAAGCTGCACTTGATGAAAGCATCGAGTATGCAAAACAGCGACAACAATTCGGTAAACCCCTTGCGCAGTTCCAAGCAATTCAATGGATGATTGCAGACATGGCAACCCGAATTGAAGCTGCCCGATACCTTGTGTACAGTGCTGCATACAAAAAAGATAAAGGTGAACGGTATTCAAAAGAAGCTGCCATGGCAAAACTGTTTGCATCAGAAACAGCAGTGGATGCAGTGATCAAAGCAGTACAAATCCACGGTGGGTATGGATACACAAAAGAGTATACTGTTGAACGATTGTTTAGAGATGCAAAAATAACTGAAATCTATGAAGGAACATCAGAAGTTCAACGAATGGTTATTGCCTCAAATATCCTTAAATAA
- a CDS encoding enoyl-CoA hydratase-related protein produces the protein MSFKNIIIQKQNTIALLTINRPSVYNALDRETLIECERACDDFEHDQTIKVVIITGQGKSFIAGADIKHMKNMTSLEAQEFAELGQQLLFKIEHSRVPYIAAVNGYALGGGCELLMACDIVIAAKTAKIGQPEINLGIHPGFGGTQRLPRRCGISKAKELLLTGDVISADEAFEIGLVNKVVDDDQLMNEVNILAEKISLKSPLQLRFIKELVNKGVNLDLSHACALERASFSVCFSTNDQKEGMTAFLEKRKPQFQGK, from the coding sequence ATGTCTTTTAAGAATATTATCATCCAAAAACAGAATACGATTGCTCTTCTAACAATCAACCGACCTTCAGTCTACAACGCTTTAGATAGAGAAACACTCATCGAATGTGAACGAGCGTGCGATGATTTTGAACATGACCAAACAATAAAAGTTGTTATTATTACCGGTCAGGGAAAATCATTCATTGCTGGCGCCGATATTAAACACATGAAAAACATGACTTCTTTAGAAGCACAAGAATTTGCTGAACTCGGTCAACAACTTCTTTTTAAAATTGAACATTCACGAGTACCCTACATTGCTGCAGTCAATGGTTATGCACTTGGTGGAGGATGTGAACTTCTGATGGCTTGTGATATTGTGATTGCGGCAAAAACCGCCAAAATCGGACAACCAGAAATCAACCTTGGAATCCATCCTGGTTTTGGAGGAACTCAGAGATTACCGCGACGTTGTGGAATATCTAAAGCAAAAGAACTCCTTTTAACTGGTGATGTGATCTCAGCAGACGAGGCATTCGAAATCGGTTTAGTGAATAAAGTTGTCGATGATGACCAATTAATGAACGAAGTTAACATCCTCGCTGAAAAAATATCATTAAAATCCCCTCTACAACTACGTTTTATTAAAGAGTTGGTCAATAAAGGAGTTAACCTTGATCTGTCACATGCGTGTGCATTAGAACGTGCTTCTTTTTCAGTATGCTTTTCGACGAATGATCAAAAAGAAGGGATGACTGCATTTCTTGAAAAACGAAAGCCCCAATTTCAAGGAAAATAA